In Lineus longissimus chromosome 7, tnLinLong1.2, whole genome shotgun sequence, a genomic segment contains:
- the LOC135490936 gene encoding collagen alpha-3(VI) chain-like, with amino-acid sequence MQATNELNVLRDRMQMILLVALLSLLSVAAGSAFNSNCGQQDIVFLIDSSGSISKANFDAMKEFIIALMERIGGYGDNGIRVAVVVFAKYTNLKTEFGLDEYNTMQEVIDAIRAIAQFSPGQTTHLYHAIATSLPELMEKKRDGAQVILIILTDGKAKDQFVLSGQFFDSAFEEIGSNNAKVLPVGISDNLDKEQLKLLAGPNSVIYAEDYNLLLSHLSELASQTCPPTQTTTSTSPTTSTTPPQTTTVTTTSPTTSPPSNCGQQDIVFLIDSSGSISKANFDAMKEFIIALMERIGGYGDNGIRVAVVVFAKYTNLKTEFGLDEYNTMQEVIDAIRAIAQFSPGQTTHLYHAIATSLPELMEKKRDGAQVILIILTDGKAKDQFVLSGQFFDSAFEEIGSNNAKVLPVGISDNLDKEQLKLLAGPNSVIYAEDYNLLLSHLSELASQTCPPTQTTTSTSPTTSTTPPQTTTVTTTSPTTSPPSNCGQQDIVFLIDSSGSISKANFDAMKEFIIALMERIGGYGDNGIRVAVVVFAKYTNLKTEFGLDEYNTMQEVIDAIRAIAQFSPGQTTHLYHAIATSLPELMEKKRDGAQVILIILTDGKAKDQFVLSGQFFDSAFEEIGSNNAKVLPVGISDNLDKEQLKLLAGPNSVIYAEDYNLLLSHLSELASQTCPPTQTTTSTSPTTSTTPPQTTTVTTTSPTTSPPSNCGQQDIVFLIDSSGSISKANFDAMKEFIIALMERIGGYGDNGIRVAVVVFAKYTNLKTEFGLDEYNTMQEVIDAIRAIAQFSPGQTTHLYHAIATSLPELMEKKRDGAQVILIILTDGKAKDQFVLSGQFFDSAFDEIGSNNAKVLPVGISDNLDKEQLKLLAGPNSVIYAEDYNLLLSHLSELASQTCPPTQTTTSTSPTTSTTPPQTTTVTTTSPTTSPPSNCGQQDIVFLIDSSGSISKANFDAMKEFIIALMERIGGYGDNGIRVAVVVFAKYTNLKTEFGLDEYNTMQEVIDAIRAIAQFSPGQTTHLYHAIATSLPELMEKKRDGAQVILIILTDGKAKDQFVLSGQFFDSAFEEIGSNNAKVLPVGISDNLDKEQLKLLAGPNSVIYAEDYNLLLSHLSELASQTCPPTQTTTSTSPTTSTTPPQTTTVTTTSPTTSPPSNCGQQDIVFLIDSSGSISKANFDAMKEFIIALMERIGGYGDNGIRVAVVVFAKYTNLKTEFGLDEYNTMQEVIDAIRAIAQFSPGQTTHLYHAIATSLPELMEKKRDGAQVILIILTDGKAKDQFVLSGQFFDSAFEEIGSNNAKVLPVGISDNLDKEQLKLLAGPNSVIYAEDYNLLLSHLSELASQTCPPTQTTTSTSPTTSTTPPQTTTVTTTSPTTSPPSNCGQQDIVFLIDSSGSISKANFDAMKEFIIALMERIGGYGDNGIRVAVVVFAKYTNLKTEFGLDEYNTMQEVIDAIRAIAQFSPGQTTHLYHAIATSLPELMEKKRDGAQVILIILTDGKAKDQFVLSGQFFDSAFEEIGSNNAKVLPVGISDNLDKEQLKLLAGPNSVIYAEDYNLLLSHLSELASQTCPPTQTTTSTSPTTSTTPPQTTTVTTTSPTTSPPSNCGQQDIVFLIDSSGSISKANFDAMKEFIIALMERIGGYGDNGIRVAVVVFAKYTNLKTEFGLDEYNTMQEVIDAIRAIAQFSPGQTTHLYHAIATSLPELMEKKRDGAQVILIILTDGKAKDQFVLSGQFFDSAFEEIGSNNAKVLPVGISDNLDKEQLKLLAGPNSVIYAEDYNLLLSHLSELASQTCPPTQTTTSTSPTTSTTPPQTTTVTTTSPTTSPPSNCGQQDIVFLIDSSGSISKANFDAMKEFIIALMERIGGYGDNGIRVAVVVFAKYTNLKTEFGLDEYNTMQEVIDAIRAIAQFSPGQTTHLYHAIATSLPELMEKKRDGAQVILIILTDGKAKDQFVLSGQFFDSAFEEIGSNNAKVLPVGISDNLDKEQLKLLAGPNSVIYAEDYNLLLSHLSELASQTCPPTQTTTSTSPTTSTTPPQTTTVTTTSPTTSPPSNCGQQDIVFLIDSSGSISKANFDAMKEFIIALMERIGGYGDNGIRVAVVVFAKYTNLKTEFGLDEYNTMQEVIDAIRAIAQFSPGQTTHLYHAIATSLPELMEKKRDGAQVILIILTDGKAKDQFVLSGQFFDSAFEEIGSNNAKVLPVGISDNLDKEQLKLLAGPNSVIYAEDYNLLLSHLSELASQTCPPTQTTTSTSPTTSTTPPQTTTVTTTSPTTSPPSNCGQQDIVFLIDSSGSISKANFDAMKEFIIALMERIGGYGDNGIRVAVVVFAKYTNLKTEFGLDEYNTMQEVIDAIRAIAQFSPGQTTHLYHAIATSLPELMEKKRDGAQVILIILTDGKAKDQFVLSGQFFDSAFEEIGSNNAKVLPVGISDNLDKEQLKLLAGPNSVIYAEDYNLLLSHLSELASQTCPPTQTTTSTSPTTSTTPPQTTTVTTTSPTTSPPSNCGQQDIVFLIDSSGSISKANFDAMKEFIIALMERIGGYGDNGIRVAVVVFAKYTNLKTEFGLDEYNTMQEVIDAIRAIAQFSPGQTTHLYHAIATSLPELMEKKRDGAQVILIILTDGKAKDQFVLSGQFFDSAFEEIGSNNATVLPVGISDNLDKEQLKLLAGPNSVIYAEDYNLLLSHLSELAGQTCAAN; translated from the exons TGATCGACTCTTCCGGCAGCATCTCGAAAGCAAACTTTGATGCCATGAAAGAATTTATCATTGCTTTGATGGAAAGGATTGGTGgatacggcgacaatggaatcAGG GTCGCTGTCGTCGTGTTTGCCAAATATACTAACCTCAAGACAGAATTTGGACTTGACGAGTACAATACCATGCAGGAAGTCATTGATGCCATACGTGCCATAGCTCAGTTCTCTCCAGGACAGACGACCCATCTCTACCATGCCATTGCGACATCTCTTCCTGAACTTATGGAAAAGAAGCGAGACGGAGCACAAGTCATATTGATCATACTCACTGACGGGAAGGCGAAAGATCAATTTGTCCTAAGCGGCCAGTTCTTCGATAG TGCCTTTGAGGAAATTGGCAGTAATAATGCCAAAGTCTTACCAGTTGGTATATCAGACAATCTGGATAAGGAGCAGCTGAAGCTCCTAGCCGGCCCAAACAGCGTGATATATGCTGAAGACTACAACTTGCTGTTGAGTCACCTCTCTGAACTGGCTAGTCAGACTTGTCCTCCAACACAGACAACGACATCTACGTCTCCTACTACATCTACAACACCGCCACAGACGACTACTGTAACAACGACGTCTCCTACTACATCTCCACCAT CCAATTGCGGTCAACAAGATATTGTCTTCTTGATCGACTCTTCCGGCAGCATCTCGAAAGCAAACTTTGATGCCATGAAAGAATTTATCATTGCTTTGATGGAAAGGATTGGTGgatacggcgacaatggaatcAGG GTCGCTGTCGTCGTGTTTGCCAAATATACTAACCTCAAGACAGAATTTGGACTTGACGAGTACAATACCATGCAGGAAGTCATTGATGCCATACGTGCCATAGCTCAGTTCTCTCCAGGACAGACGACCCATCTCTACCATGCCATTGCGACATCTCTTCCTGAACTTATGGAAAAGAAGCGAGACGGAGCACAAGTCATATTGATCATACTCACTGACGGGAAGGCGAAAGATCAATTTGTCCTAAGCGGCCAGTTCTTCGATAG TGCCTTTGAGGAAATTGGCAGTAATAATGCCAAAGTCTTACCAGTTGGTATATCAGACAATCTGGATAAGGAGCAGCTGAAGCTCCTAGCCGGCCCAAACAGCGTGATATATGCTGAAGACTACAACTTGCTGTTGAGTCACCTCTCTGAACTGGCTAGTCAGACTTGTCCTCCAACACAGACAACGACATCTACGTCTCCTACTACATCTACAACACCGCCACAGACGACTACTGTAACAACGACGTCTCCTACTACATCTCCACCAT CCAATTGCGGTCAACAAGATATTGTCTTCTTGATCGACTCTTCCGGCAGCATCTCGAAAGCAAACTTTGATGCCATGAAAGAATTTATCATTGCTTTGATGGAAAGGATTGGTGgatacggcgacaatggaatcAGG GTCGCTGTCGTCGTGTTTGCCAAATATACTAACCTCAAGACAGAATTTGGACTTGACGAGTACAATACCATGCAGGAAGTCATTGATGCCATACGTGCCATAGCTCAGTTCTCTCCAGGACAGACGACCCATCTCTACCATGCCATTGCGACATCTCTTCCTGAACTTATGGAAAAGAAGCGAGACGGAGCACAAGTCATATTGATCATACTCACTGACGGGAAGGCGAAAGATCAATTTGTCCTAAGCGGCCAGTTCTTCGATAG TGCCTTTGAGGAAATTGGCAGTAATAATGCCAAAGTCTTACCAGTTGGTATATCAGACAATCTGGATAAGGAGCAGCTGAAGCTCCTAGCCGGCCCAAACAGCGTGATATATGCTGAAGACTACAACTTGCTGTTGAGTCACCTCTCTGAACTGGCTAGTCAGACTTGTCCTCCAACACAGACAACGACATCTACGTCTCCTACTACATCTACAACACCGCCACAGACGACTACTGTAACAACGACGTCTCCTACTACATCTCCACCAT CCAATTGCGGTCAACAAGATATTGTCTTCTTGATCGACTCTTCCGGCAGCATCTCGAAAGCAAACTTTGATGCCATGAAAGAATTTATCATTGCTTTGATGGAAAGGATTGGTGgatacggcgacaatggaatcAGG GTCGCTGTCGTCGTGTTTGCCAAATATACTAACCTCAAGACAGAATTTGGACTTGACGAGTACAATACCATGCAGGAAGTCATTGATGCCATACGTGCCATAGCTCAGTTCTCTCCAGGACAGACGACCCATCTCTACCATGCCATTGCGACATCTCTTCCTGAACTTATGGAAAAGAAGCGAGACGGAGCACAAGTCATATTGATCATACTCACTGACGGGAAGGCGAAAGATCAATTTGTCCTAAGCGGCCAGTTCTTCGATAG TGCCTTTGATGAAATTGGCAGTAATAATGCCAAAGTCTTACCAGTTGGTATATCAGACAATCTGGATAAGGAGCAGCTGAAGCTCCTAGCCGGCCCAAACAGCGTGATATATGCTGAAGACTACAACTTGCTGTTGAGTCACCTCTCTGAACTGGCTAGTCAGACTTGTCCTCCAACACAGACAACGACATCTACGTCTCCTACTACATCTACAACACCGCCACAGACGACTACTGTAACAACGACGTCTCCTACTACATCTCCACCAT CCAATTGCGGTCAACAAGATATTGTCTTCTTGATCGACTCTTCCGGCAGCATCTCGAAAGCAAACTTTGATGCCATGAAAGAATTTATCATTGCTTTGATGGAAAGGATTGGTGgatacggcgacaatggaatcAGG GTCGCTGTCGTCGTGTTTGCCAAATATACTAACCTCAAGACAGAATTTGGACTTGACGAGTACAATACCATGCAGGAAGTCATTGATGCCATACGTGCCATAGCTCAGTTCTCCCCAGGACAGACGACCCATCTCTACCATGCCATTGCGACATCTCTTCCTGAACTTATGGAAAAGAAGCGAGACGGAGCACAAGTCATATTGATCATACTCACTGACGGGAAGGCGAAAGATCAATTTGTCCTAAGCGGCCAGTTCTTCGATAG TGCCTTTGAGGAAATTGGCAGTAATAATGCCAAAGTCTTACCAGTTGGTATATCAGACAATCTGGATAAGGAGCAGCTGAAGCTCCTAGCCGGCCCAAACAGCGTGATATATGCTGAAGACTACAACTTGCTGTTGAGTCACCTCTCTGAACTGGCTAGTCAGACTTGTCCTCCAACACAGACAACGACATCTACGTCTCCTACTACATCTACAACACCGCCACAGACGACTACTGTAACAACGACGTCTCCTACTACATCTCCACCAT CCAATTGCGGTCAACAAGATATTGTCTTCTTGATCGACTCTTCCGGCAGCATCTCGAAAGCAAACTTTGATGCCATGAAAGAATTTATCATTGCTTTGATGGAAAGGATTGGTGgatacggcgacaatggaatcAGG GTCGCTGTCGTCGTGTTTGCCAAATATACTAACCTCAAGACAGAATTTGGACTTGACGAGTACAATACCATGCAGGAAGTCATTGATGCCATACGTGCCATAGCTCAGTTCTCCCCAGGACAGACGACCCATCTCTACCATGCCATTGCGACATCTCTTCCTGAACTTATGGAAAAGAAGCGAGACGGAGCACAAGTCATATTGATCATACTCACTGACGGGAAGGCGAAAGATCAATTTGTCCTAAGCGGCCAGTTCTTCGATAG TGCCTTTGAGGAAATTGGCAGTAATAATGCCAAAGTCTTACCAGTTGGTATATCAGACAATCTGGATAAGGAGCAGCTGAAGCTCCTAGCCGGCCCAAACAGCGTGATATATGCTGAAGACTACAACTTGCTGTTGAGTCACCTCTCTGAACTGGCTAGTCAGACTTGTCCTCCAACACAGACAACGACATCTACGTCTCCTACTACATCTACAACACCGCCACAGACGACTACTGTAACAACGACGTCTCCTACTACATCTCCACCAT CCAATTGCGGTCAACAAGATATTGTCTTCTTGATCGACTCTTCCGGCAGCATCTCGAAAGCAAACTTTGATGCCATGAAAGAATTTATCATTGCTTTGATGGAAAGGATTGGTGgatacggcgacaatggaatcAGG GTCGCTGTCGTCGTGTTTGCCAAATATACTAACCTCAAGACAGAATTTGGACTTGACGAGTACAATACCATGCAGGAAGTCATTGATGCCATACGTGCCATAGCTCAGTTCTCTCCAGGACAGACGACCCATCTCTACCATGCCATTGCGACATCTCTTCCTGAACTTATGGAAAAGAAGCGAGACGGAGCACAAGTCATATTGATCATACTCACTGACGGGAAGGCGAAAGATCAATTTGTCCTAAGCGGCCAGTTCTTCGATAG TGCCTTTGAGGAAATTGGCAGTAATAATGCCAAAGTCTTACCAGTTGGTATATCAGACAATCTGGATAAGGAGCAGCTGAAGCTCCTAGCCGGCCCAAACAGCGTGATATATGCTGAAGACTACAACTTGCTGTTGAGTCACCTCTCTGAACTGGCTAGTCAGACTTGTCCTCCAACACAGACAACGACATCTACGTCTCCTACTACATCTACAACACCGCCACAGACGACTACTGTAACAACGACGTCTCCTACTACATCTCCACCAT CCAATTGCGGTCAACAAGATATTGTCTTCTTGATCGACTCTTCCGGCAGCATCTCGAAAGCAAACTTTGATGCCATGAAAGAATTTATCATTGCTTTGATGGAAAGGATTGGTGgatacggcgacaatggaatcAGG GTCGCTGTCGTCGTGTTTGCCAAATATACTAACCTGAAGACAGAATTTGGACTTGACGAGTACAATACCATGCAGGAAGTCATTGATGCCATACGTGCCATAGCTCAGTTCTCTCCAGGACAGACGACCCATCTCTACCATGCCATTGCGACATCTCTTCCTGAACTTATGGAAAAGAAGCGAGACGGAGCACAAGTCATATTGATCATACTCACTGACGGGAAGGCGAAAGATCAATTTGTCCTAAGCGGCCAGTTCTTCGATAG TGCCTTTGAGGAAATTGGCAGTAATAATGCCAAAGTCTTACCAGTTGGTATATCAGACAATCTGGATAAGGAGCAGCTGAAGCTCCTAGCCGGCCCAAACAGCGTGATATATGCTGAAGACTACAACTTGCTGTTGAGTCACCTCTCTGAACTGGCTAGTCAGACTTGTCCTCCAACACAGACAACGACATCTACGTCTCCTACTACATCTACAACACCGCCACAGACGACTACTGTAACAACGACGTCTCCTACTACATCTCCACCAT CCAATTGCGGTCAACAAGATATTGTCTTCTTGATCGACTCTTCCGGCAGCATCTCGAAAGCAAACTTTGATGCCATGAAAGAATTTATCATTGCTTTGATGGAAAGGATTGGTGgatacggcgacaatggaatcAGG GTCGCTGTCGTCGTGTTTGCCAAATATACTAACCTGAAGACAGAATTTGGACTTGACGAGTACAATACCATGCAGGAAGTCATTGATGCCATACGTGCCATAGCTCAGTTCTCTCCAGGACAGACGACCCATCTCTACCATGCCATTGCGACATCTCTTCCTGAACTTATGGAAAAGAAGCGAGACGGAGCACAAGTCATATTGATCATACTCACTGACGGGAAGGCGAAAGATCAATTTGTCCTAAGCGGCCAGTTCTTCGATAG TGCCTTTGAGGAAATTGGCAGTAATAATGCCAAAGTCTTACCAGTTGGTATATCAGACAATCTGGATAAGGAGCAGCTGAAGCTCCTAGCCGGCCCAAACAGCGTGATATATGCTGAAGACTACAACTTGCTGTTGAGTCACCTCTCTGAACTGGCTAGTCAGACTTGTCCTCCAACACAGACAACGACATCTACGTCTCCTACTACATCTACAACACCGCCACAGACGACTACCGTAACAACGACGTCTCCTACTACATCTCCACCAT CCAATTGCGGTCAACAAGATATTGTCTTCTTGATCGACTCTTCCGGCAGCATCTCGAAAGCAAACTTTGATGCCATGAAAGAATTTATCATTGCTTTGATGGAAAGGATTGGTGgatacggcgacaatggaatcAGG GTCGCTGTCGTCGTGTTTGCCAAATATACTAACCTCAAGACAGAATTTGGACTTGACGAGTACAATACCATGCAGGAAGTCATTGATGCCATACGTGCCATAGCTCAGTTCTCTCCAGGACAGACGACCCATCTCTACCATGCCATTGCGACATCTCTTCCTGAACTTATGGAAAAGAAGCGAGACGGAGCACAAGTCATATTGATCATACTCACTGACGGGAAGGCGAAAGATCAATTTGTCCTAAGCGGCCAGTTCTTCGATAG TGCCTTTGAGGAAATTGGCAGTAATAATGCCAAAGTCTTACCAGTTGGTATATCAGACAATCTGGATAAGGAGCAGCTGAAGCTCCTAGCCGGCCCAAACAGCGTGATATATGCTGAAGACTACAACTTGCTGTTGAGTCACCTCTCTGAACTGGCTAGTCAGACTTGTCCTCCAACACAGACAACGACATCTACGTCTCCTACTACATCTACAACACCGCCACAGACGACTACTGTAACAACGACGTCTCCTACTACATCTCCACCAT CCAATTGCGGTCAACAAGATATTGTCTTCTTGATCGACTCTTCCGGCAGCATCTCGAAAGCAAACTTTGATGCCATGAAAGAATTTATCATTGCTTTGATGGAAAGGATTGGTGgatacggcgacaatggaatcAGG GTCGCTGTCGTCGTGTTTGCCAAATATACTAACCTCAAGACAGAATTTGGACTTGACGAGTACAATACCATGCAGGAAGTCATTGATGCCATACGTGCCATAGCTCAGTTCTCTCCAGGACAGACGACCCATCTCTACCATGCCATTGCGACATCTCTTCCTGAACTTATGGAAAAGAAGCGAGACGGAGCACAAGTCATATTGATCATACTCACTGACGGGAAGGCGAAAGATCAATTTGTCCTAAGCGGCCAGTTCTTCGATAG TGCCTTTGAGGAAATTGGCAGTAATAATGCCAAAGTCTTACCAGTTGGTATATCAGACAATCTGGATAAGGAGCAGCTGAAGCTCCTAGCCGGCCCAAACAGCGTGATATATGCTGAAGACTACAACTTGCTGTTGAGTCACCTCTCTGAACTGGCTAGTCAGACTTGTCCTCCAACACAGACAACGACATCTACGTCTCCTACTACATCTACAACACCGCCACAGACGACTACCGTAACAACGACGTCTCCTACTACATCTCCACCAT CCAATTGCGGTCAACAAGATATTGTCTTCTTGATCGACTCTTCCGGCAGCATCTCGAAAGCAAACTTTGATGCCATGAAAGAATTTATCATTGCTTTGATGGAAAGGATTGGTGgatacggcgacaatggaatcAGG GTCGCTGTCGTCGTGTTTGCCAAATATACTAACCTCAAGACAGAATTTGGACTTGACGAGTACAATACCATGCAGGAAGTCATTGATGCCATACGTGCCATAGCTCAGTTCTCTCCAGGACAGACGACCCATCTCTACCATGCCATTGCGACATCTCTTCCTGAACTTATGGAAAAGAAGCGAGACGGAGCACAAGTCATATTGATCATACTCACTGACGGGAAGGCGAAAGATCAATTTGTCCTAAGCGGCCAGTTCTTCGATAG TGCCTTTGAGGAAATTGGCAGTAATAATGCCACAGTCTTACCAGTTGGTATATCAGACAATCTGGATAAGGAGCAGCTGAAGCTCCTAGCCGGCCCAAACAGCGTGATATATGCTGAAGACTACAACTTGCTGTTGAGTCACCTCTCTGAGCTGGCTGGTCAGACATGCGCCGCCAATTAG